A part of Chloroflexota bacterium genomic DNA contains:
- a CDS encoding c-type cytochrome: MKKILKWIGIVVGALVGLIVLALAGLYLSAEFRFNKTYDITPEPVTVPTDAASLAIGKHWAEMHCQTCHGEDLGGGPFFDDPSLGYVDAPNLTAGKGGLGGANTDANWVRAIRHGIKHDGTSVFIMPSSDYYYLSDADLGGVIAYVKSVPPVDRETRPRSLAPFAKVLYSLGAFGNLLYAETIQHDVRPPAPPVGVTVDYGEYLSNANGCPSCHGPQLNGAQPSEPGAPFAPNLTPGGELVGWSEADFFKALREGVTPGGRQLGDAMPWKGLGKMTDDELKTVWLYLQSLPKLETATK; the protein is encoded by the coding sequence ATGAAGAAAATACTCAAATGGATCGGCATTGTGGTGGGCGCGCTCGTCGGCCTCATTGTTCTGGCGCTGGCCGGGTTGTACCTCAGCGCCGAATTCCGGTTCAACAAAACCTACGACATTACACCCGAGCCAGTCACTGTTCCCACCGACGCGGCCAGTCTGGCAATCGGCAAACACTGGGCTGAAATGCACTGCCAGACCTGCCATGGCGAAGATTTGGGCGGCGGCCCGTTCTTTGATGATCCGTCGCTTGGCTACGTGGACGCGCCAAACCTCACGGCGGGCAAGGGCGGCCTCGGCGGCGCGAACACCGACGCCAACTGGGTACGGGCGATCCGGCACGGGATCAAGCATGATGGCACGTCGGTCTTCATCATGCCGTCCAGCGATTACTACTACCTCAGCGATGCAGACCTGGGCGGCGTCATCGCCTACGTGAAATCCGTTCCGCCGGTAGATCGCGAAACTCGCCCACGGTCGTTAGCGCCGTTCGCCAAAGTGCTGTATTCCCTCGGCGCGTTTGGCAACCTGCTCTATGCCGAGACGATTCAGCACGACGTGCGCCCGCCCGCGCCGCCGGTCGGGGTGACGGTGGACTACGGCGAGTATCTGTCCAACGCGAATGGCTGTCCCAGTTGCCACGGCCCGCAACTCAACGGCGCGCAACCTTCCGAACCGGGCGCCCCCTTTGCGCCCAACCTCACGCCCGGCGGCGAACTCGTCGGCTGGTCGGAGGCCGATTTCTTCAAAGCCCTGCGTGAGGGCGTCACGCCCGGCGGCCGCCAACTCGGCGACGCCATGCCGTGGAAAG